A single region of the Nostoc sp. MS1 genome encodes:
- a CDS encoding DUF6753 family protein, with product MIQQDILQGYSPAQQKRIVEGAAQLGITPDDPMFRMMATLGRYEETMLDLQARMEAMAEAWAKQFDQKLEKTSQSAQEMHYAVVSSAVRDEMKKIKPSSITDIKVQGGWRLGVASAICGLAAATSAVLGSLITWNVVSNLGTNQSVVVSRDDLKILQWAKSPDGKQMYEIILKNQGLIEACQTQQSKTKGYCLIEIGK from the coding sequence ATGATACAGCAAGACATATTACAAGGCTATTCTCCAGCACAACAAAAGCGTATAGTTGAGGGGGCGGCTCAATTAGGAATTACACCAGATGATCCAATGTTCAGGATGATGGCAACCTTGGGTCGGTATGAAGAAACGATGCTAGACCTCCAGGCAAGAATGGAGGCAATGGCAGAAGCGTGGGCCAAACAATTTGACCAAAAGCTCGAAAAAACCAGTCAATCTGCTCAAGAAATGCACTATGCAGTTGTCTCCAGTGCAGTGCGGGATGAGATGAAAAAAATCAAGCCCAGCAGTATTACAGATATAAAAGTGCAGGGGGGCTGGCGACTAGGGGTGGCATCAGCAATATGTGGATTAGCTGCCGCCACCTCTGCGGTACTTGGTTCTTTGATAACGTGGAATGTTGTTTCCAACTTGGGAACGAATCAGTCAGTAGTAGTATCACGAGATGATCTGAAAATATTGCAATGGGCAAAATCGCCAGATGGGAAACAGATGTATGAAATAATCTTGAAAAATCAGGGATTGATTGAAGCTTGCCAAACACAGCAGAGTAAAACCAAAGGCTATTGCTTGATTGAAATAGGAAAGTAG
- a CDS encoding response regulator, translated as MIRLVIIEDEELIRLGITTAINQQPDMQMVGIARTGHEGIKLVRDLTPDVLLVDIGLPDISGVEVIKQIKANTSNIKIVVLSSYYAQSIVQSALNVGADSYILKKNNVPLILEAIKTTFYDRKSFFDPDISRRNFFFQQKIKGKTYQDHLSTTEMQIVSLMAAGFSNKLIAAQLFISESTVKGHINKIFAKLDVCDRVNALIEASKLGYIEQDFLKVS; from the coding sequence ATGATTCGATTAGTAATTATTGAGGATGAGGAGTTAATCCGACTAGGGATAACTACCGCTATTAATCAACAACCAGATATGCAGATGGTAGGGATTGCTCGGACTGGTCATGAAGGAATTAAACTTGTTAGGGATTTAACTCCTGATGTGCTTTTAGTCGATATTGGCTTACCTGACATCTCTGGCGTTGAAGTCATTAAACAAATCAAAGCCAATACAAGCAATATTAAGATTGTGGTTCTTTCTTCTTATTATGCTCAAAGTATTGTTCAGTCTGCTTTAAATGTAGGGGCTGATTCTTACATTCTCAAGAAGAACAATGTTCCCCTGATCTTAGAAGCAATTAAAACCACTTTCTATGACCGCAAGTCTTTTTTTGACCCTGATATTAGCCGACGCAATTTTTTTTTCCAACAGAAGATTAAGGGGAAAACTTACCAAGATCATCTTAGTACCACTGAGATGCAAATTGTTTCTTTGATGGCTGCTGGTTTTTCTAATAAGCTCATTGCCGCGCAGTTATTCATTAGTGAAAGTACTGTTAAAGGACATATCAACAAGATTTTTGCTAAGTTAGATGTGTGCGATCGCGTCAATGCGCTGATTGAAGCTAGTAAACTGGGCTATATCGAACAAGATTTCCTCAAGGTAAGTTAA